In the Vogesella sp. XCS3 genome, ATCTCGCAATACCTGTCGCCCAAGCTGATCCGTGACTTCCGCCTGTTTGCCATTCGCGATGACGACCGCGACGACAAGCTGGAAGTGGCCGCCATCCACGACGAGCGCGGCTACCGCCGTATCCGCCAGATGCTGTCCGAGCAGTACAACCTGGGCTCGCGCGAGCCGAACATCCAGGTGTGGAACGTCAACCTGCGCGGCGACCGCAGCCTCACGTTGCGCCACAGCATGCACAACCGCAAGCCATTGGAGGCCGGCAGTGCGCAGGAGGTACTCAAACACGTAAGCCGGCTATGGGGCTTTGACGTGAAGCTGGAGAGCGTGGACGCCGACGGCAGTATTACCCAGACCTTCAGCTGCAAGCCGGATGTGTCGGCCATGGCCTGAATCCATCGGCCACAGGGTTGGCCGCACAGCCTGGGTTAACGCAAGCGCACCGTGAAAGGTGCGCTTTTTCTATTGTTACGACTTTAAAATCACAGAGGCGCTACCGGCTTGGCCTGTTTCTTGCCAGTAAACAGGCATGACCACGCATACCGAAGCCACCCACACCCCGCCGCAAGCCGTGGTGACTGTCCGCCGCGACTATAACCGCTGGGTGGCCAGCGAAACGCTGGAAGACTACGCGCTGCGTTTTACCCCGCAGCGCTTCCGGCGCTGGTCGGCATGGCGGGTGGCCAATACCGCGGTGGGCGGCGCCGCGTCGTTTCTGGTGCTGGAGGCGGTGGGCGCCACCATGATGGTGGAGGCGGGTTTCCTGAATGCCTTCCTGGCTATTCTGGCTACCGGCCTGATTATCTTTCTGGCCGGCCTGCCCATCAGCCTGTACGCCGCCCGCTATGGCGTGGATATGGACTTGCTTACCCGTGGTGCCGGCTTCGGCTATATCGGCTCCACCATTACCTCGCTGATTTACGCCTCGTTCACCTTTATCTTTTTTGCGCTGGAAGCGGCCATCATGGCCTATGCACTAGAGCTGGGCTTTGGCATCCCGCCGCAGTGGGGCTACCTGCTATGTGCGCTGGTGGTGCTGCCACTGGTCACGCATGGGGTCACTGCCATCAGCCGCTTGCAGGTATGGACGCAGCCACTGTGGCTGTGTTTGCTGGTGTTGCCCTATGTTTTCGTGTTGTGGCACGAGCCGCAGGCGCTGGCCGGCTTGTGGCGCTACGCCGGTGCAAGCCATGCACCGCAGGCGTTTGACCTGCATCTGTTTGGTGCGGCGCTGACGGTGGGCATCGCACTGATTACCCAGATGGGCGAGCAGGCCGACTACTTGCGCTTCATGCCGCCACGCACCGCGGCCAACCGTCGGCAGTGGCTGCTGGCGGTGATGGTGGGCGGGCCGGGCTGGGTGTTGCCTGGCGTACTGAAAATGCTGGGCGGCGCGCTGCTGGCCTGGCTGGCGCTGCGCAACGGCGTGGCGGCCGAGCGTGCGGTGGACCCGAACCAGATGTACCTCATCGGCTTTGCCCACGTCTTTGATAACACCACGCTGGCCGTAGCCGCCACCACGCTGTTCGTGCTGGTGTCGCAGCTGAAAATCAACGTTACCAATGCCTACGCCGGTTCGCTGGCGTGGTCCAATTTCTTTTCGCGCCTGACCCACAGCCACCCCGGCCGCGTGGTGTGGGTGGTGTTCAACCTGGCCATTGCCCTGCTGCTGATGGAGCTGGAAGTGTTCCACGCCCTGGGTCAGGTGCTGGGGCTGTATTCCAATATCGCCATCTCGTGGATCATGGCCGTGGTGGCAGACTTGGTCGTGAGCAAGCCGCTGGGCTTGAGCCCCAAGGGTATCGAGTTCAAGCGCAGCTATCTGTACGACATCAACCCGGTGGGTGTGGGGGCCATGGCTTTGGCATCTTTGCTGTCCATTGCCACCCATGTCGGCGTGTTTGGCGAGCACTGGCAGCCGCTGGCGCCCTTTGTGGCCATGAGCGTGGCATTTGTTAGTGCCCCGCTGATTGCCTGGCTCACCGGCGGGCGCTACTACAGCGCGCGACCAACCTTGGTCGCCAGCGCCAGCCAGTACCGCTGCGTGGTATGCGAGCGCGATTACGAAGCGGAAGACATGGCACCGTGCCCGGCCTACCAGGGCATGATCTGCTCGCTGTGCTGCACGCTGGACGTACGCTGTGGCGATGCCTGCAAGCCGCAGGCGAGGTTGGCCGCACAGTGGTCGGCGCTATTGCATTACCTGTTGCCGCGGGCCTTGCAGCCGTATCTGGCGCACGGGCTGGGGCATTACCTGCTGCTGATGACCAGCATAGGCAGCGTGCTGCTGCTGATACTGGGCTTGCTGTACTACATCGAATGGCAGGGCGCGCTGCAAGGCGGCTATGCAGCCTGGCTGCCGCAGCTGTTCTGGCGGCTGTTTGCCGTACTGTTGCTGGTGAGCGGCGTGGTGGCGTGGTGGATGGTACTCACCGCCAAAAGCCGCGAGGTGGCGCAGCTGGAATCCAACCGCCAGACCGCGCGCCTATTGGCCGAAATCGAGTCGCACCGGCTTACCGACGAGCAACTCAAGCGCGCGCGCGAGGCGGCCGAGCAAGCCAACCAGGCCAAGAGCCGCTACGTGTCTGCCATCAGCCACGAGCTGCGCACCCCGCTGAACAGCATTCTGGGCTATGCGCAGATTCTGGATGGCGACGCCGAGATCCCGCCGTCGCGCCGCCAGGCCATCGAGGTGATACGCCGCAGCGGTGACCACCTGCTGTCGGTGATCGAAGGCAGTATGGATATTGCCCGTATCGAAAGCGGCAAGCTGCAGCTGGCAACCCGCGCCATGGATTTCGACGCGTTTCTCAGCCAGCTGGTGGCCATGTTCGAGCTGCAAGCGCGTAACAAGGGGCTGGATTTTCATTACGAACCCGCCGCCCACCTGCCGCAGGTGGTGCGCGCCGACGAAAAGCGCCTGCGCCAGATATTGATCAACCTGCTGGGTAATGCGGTGAAGTTTACCCGCCGTGGCAGTGTGCGCTTTGCCCTGCAATACCGTGGCGAAATGGCCACTTTCGAGGTGATGGACACCGGGCCGGGGATTGCCGAGGGGGAACTGCTGCGCATTTTCGAGCCGTTCGAGCGCGGCAGTAGCAGCGGCGCCGGCGGCAACGGCCTGGGGCTCACCATCAGCAAGATGCTCACCGACCTGATGGGCGGCGAGCTCACCGTACGCAGCACGCCGGGGCAGGGCAGCCATTTCACCGTGCGCCTGTTTTTGCCGCACGTGCACGCGGCGCTGGCCGAGCGCGAGCTGCCGCGGCGCAACCGGGTGGGTTATGTGGGCGTGCGCCAGCGCATCCTGCTGGTGGACAACGAAGCCATCGACCGTGAAATGCTGGCCAGCGTGCTGGAGGGGCTGGGCTTTGAGGTGGCACAGGCGGCCAGCGGCTACGACTGCCTGGCCATGGTTGGCCGCTTCCAGCCGCATCTGGTGTTCATGGACCTGGCCATGCCGGGCATAGACGGCTGGGAAACGCTGCGCCGCCTGCGCCAGAGCGGCAGCACCGCGCAGTTGGCCGTGATTTCTGCCAATGCTTTTGATAAGGGGCAGGACAACGATGCCGGTATTGCCAGCGAAGATTTCATCCTCAAACCGATACGGGTAGAAGAACTTCTGGACTGGATAGGGCACAAGCTGGGGCTGGCGTGGGTCATTGGGCAGCCCGCCGCCGCGCCGCCGTCGCCGCTACCCGCCGTACACGAGCTGGTGTTGCCCCCGGCCGCCGAGCTGGCCGGCCTGCTGGAAGCGGTGGAGCTGGGCTATGTGCGCGGCCTGCGTAGCGAGCTGGCCAGGTTGGCCGCACTGGATACCGCGTATGCCGAGTTTGCCCGCGTGGCTGGCGAGCATGTGCGCCAGTTCCAGTTTGAAGCCCTGCGCGAGCTGCTGCACCACGGTTTACAGCCGGAGAATAAAGCATGATTACCCCACACCAGCAGCACGTGGTGCTGATCGTAGACGACCAGCCGGACAACCTTACCCTGCTGCACGACGCCCTGGACGACGCTGGCTACACCGTATTGGTGGCTACCGATGGCGAAGCTGCCTTGCAGCGTGCGCGGCTGTCCTTGCCCGATGTCATCCTGCTGGATGCGGTCATGCCGGGGCTGGATGGCTTCGAGGTGGCACGCCGCCTGAAAGCCGCGTTTGCCACCCGTGCCATCCCCATCGTGTTCATGACGGGCCTGACCGAAAGCGAGCACGTGGTCGCCGCCTTTGCCGCAGGCGGCGCCGACTATGTCACCAAGCCGCTGCGCCCGCCCGAGGTGCTGGTGCGCATCGCCGCCCATATCCAGAACGCACGCCAGATGACGCAGGCCAGCAGCGCACTGGATGCCTTTGGCCAGGCCACGGTGGCCATCGCCGCGCGCAGTGGCAGGCTGGTGTGGCAAACCGCGCTGGCCCGGCGTCTGATCGAGCATTATTTTGGCGCGGGCGACCAGGCCCCGCCGGCTTTGCTGGCCTGGACCCAGGCGGCGCAGGCCGCCAGGCTGGCCGGCACCGAGCAACCGGCCCTGTTGCTGGCACAGCAAGGGCGGCGACTGCTGGCCAGTTTTCACGACCAGACGGGCGACGAAGAGTGGCTGGTGGTGCTGCGCGAAGAAAACGATGAAGCCAGCATCAAGACGCTGATGGGGGCCTTCCGCCTGACCCAGCGCGAGGCCGAGGTGTTGCACTGGCTGAGCCTGGGCAAGACCAATCGCGATATCGCCGACATTCTGGGCATGAGCCCGCGCACGGTGAACAAGCACCTGGAGCACGTATTCGACAAGCTGGCTGTCGAAACGCGCA is a window encoding:
- a CDS encoding ATP-binding protein, with product MTTHTEATHTPPQAVVTVRRDYNRWVASETLEDYALRFTPQRFRRWSAWRVANTAVGGAASFLVLEAVGATMMVEAGFLNAFLAILATGLIIFLAGLPISLYAARYGVDMDLLTRGAGFGYIGSTITSLIYASFTFIFFALEAAIMAYALELGFGIPPQWGYLLCALVVLPLVTHGVTAISRLQVWTQPLWLCLLVLPYVFVLWHEPQALAGLWRYAGASHAPQAFDLHLFGAALTVGIALITQMGEQADYLRFMPPRTAANRRQWLLAVMVGGPGWVLPGVLKMLGGALLAWLALRNGVAAERAVDPNQMYLIGFAHVFDNTTLAVAATTLFVLVSQLKINVTNAYAGSLAWSNFFSRLTHSHPGRVVWVVFNLAIALLLMELEVFHALGQVLGLYSNIAISWIMAVVADLVVSKPLGLSPKGIEFKRSYLYDINPVGVGAMALASLLSIATHVGVFGEHWQPLAPFVAMSVAFVSAPLIAWLTGGRYYSARPTLVASASQYRCVVCERDYEAEDMAPCPAYQGMICSLCCTLDVRCGDACKPQARLAAQWSALLHYLLPRALQPYLAHGLGHYLLLMTSIGSVLLLILGLLYYIEWQGALQGGYAAWLPQLFWRLFAVLLLVSGVVAWWMVLTAKSREVAQLESNRQTARLLAEIESHRLTDEQLKRAREAAEQANQAKSRYVSAISHELRTPLNSILGYAQILDGDAEIPPSRRQAIEVIRRSGDHLLSVIEGSMDIARIESGKLQLATRAMDFDAFLSQLVAMFELQARNKGLDFHYEPAAHLPQVVRADEKRLRQILINLLGNAVKFTRRGSVRFALQYRGEMATFEVMDTGPGIAEGELLRIFEPFERGSSSGAGGNGLGLTISKMLTDLMGGELTVRSTPGQGSHFTVRLFLPHVHAALAERELPRRNRVGYVGVRQRILLVDNEAIDREMLASVLEGLGFEVAQAASGYDCLAMVGRFQPHLVFMDLAMPGIDGWETLRRLRQSGSTAQLAVISANAFDKGQDNDAGIASEDFILKPIRVEELLDWIGHKLGLAWVIGQPAAAPPSPLPAVHELVLPPAAELAGLLEAVELGYVRGLRSELARLAALDTAYAEFARVAGEHVRQFQFEALRELLHHGLQPENKA
- a CDS encoding DNA-binding response regulator, which codes for MITPHQQHVVLIVDDQPDNLTLLHDALDDAGYTVLVATDGEAALQRARLSLPDVILLDAVMPGLDGFEVARRLKAAFATRAIPIVFMTGLTESEHVVAAFAAGGADYVTKPLRPPEVLVRIAAHIQNARQMTQASSALDAFGQATVAIAARSGRLVWQTALARRLIEHYFGAGDQAPPALLAWTQAAQAARLAGTEQPALLLAQQGRRLLASFHDQTGDEEWLVVLREENDEASIKTLMGAFRLTQREAEVLHWLSLGKTNRDIADILGMSPRTVNKHLEHVFDKLAVETRTAAASLALGKLRGSTA